The following are encoded in a window of Acetobacteroides hydrogenigenes genomic DNA:
- a CDS encoding amidohydrolase — MEQQDLKVCLVQADVKWHDVDANLQMFDAIVDQNAANADLVVLPEMFTTGFSMAPEVLAEGMDGKAVAWITQKAQSANVAIMGSAIIKENGAYYNRLLFAEPNGSLHTYDKRHLFRMGNEHNHYNGGSQRLIVSYKGWRICPLICYDLRFPVWSRNQNEYDLLIYIASWPAARSFPWKTLLLARAIENQCYVVGVNRVGVDGANLTYSGDSAAIDSRGGYLSNLTPSVAGVETVTLSMADLLDFRKKFPVMLDGDRFQILD, encoded by the coding sequence ATGGAACAACAGGATTTAAAGGTGTGCCTGGTTCAGGCCGACGTAAAGTGGCACGATGTGGATGCTAACCTGCAGATGTTTGATGCGATTGTCGATCAGAATGCAGCTAATGCCGACTTGGTTGTGCTTCCCGAAATGTTTACCACCGGATTCTCTATGGCTCCAGAGGTCCTTGCAGAGGGAATGGACGGTAAGGCTGTTGCCTGGATCACCCAAAAGGCGCAATCGGCCAACGTTGCCATAATGGGTAGCGCTATTATTAAGGAGAACGGCGCGTACTACAACCGCCTTCTTTTTGCAGAGCCTAACGGCAGCCTACATACCTACGACAAGCGCCACCTGTTTAGGATGGGCAACGAGCATAACCACTATAACGGCGGAAGCCAGCGGCTAATTGTTTCGTATAAGGGCTGGCGCATTTGTCCGCTTATCTGCTACGATCTCCGATTCCCGGTTTGGAGCCGTAACCAGAACGAGTACGACCTGCTAATCTACATCGCCAGTTGGCCTGCCGCCCGCAGCTTCCCTTGGAAAACGCTGCTGCTGGCCCGCGCCATCGAGAATCAGTGCTACGTGGTGGGCGTAAATAGGGTAGGGGTCGATGGGGCCAACCTTACCTATTCGGGCGATTCGGCCGCTATCGATTCGCGCGGAGGGTACCTTTCCAATTTGACGCCAAGTGTCGCCGGAGTCGAAACGGTTACGCTTTCGATGGCAGATCTGCTCGACTTCAGGAAAAAGTTCCCTGTAATGCTCGATGGCGATCGCTTTCAGATACTAGACTAA
- a CDS encoding PaaI family thioesterase, translating to MKKIVNPFVKHHPKDYRCFGCSPANEIGLQLEFFEDGDCIVATWEPQKRFEGYFNVLHGGVQATLLDEVAAWVVNVKCKTAGVTSSINVKYRQPIYLDGGALTIKGWVDSVNRRLATIKAQILNGEGTLMAEAEAVYFIFNEQEAKEKFYYPGIEAFYEE from the coding sequence ATGAAAAAGATTGTAAACCCATTTGTAAAGCATCACCCAAAAGACTACCGCTGCTTTGGCTGTTCGCCAGCCAACGAGATTGGGCTACAGCTGGAGTTCTTCGAGGATGGCGACTGCATTGTTGCCACATGGGAACCCCAAAAGCGTTTCGAGGGCTACTTTAACGTGCTGCACGGTGGTGTTCAGGCAACGCTGCTCGACGAGGTGGCCGCCTGGGTGGTAAACGTAAAGTGTAAGACGGCCGGGGTTACCTCGTCCATCAACGTAAAGTACCGCCAGCCTATCTACCTCGATGGTGGGGCTTTAACTATTAAGGGTTGGGTCGATTCGGTAAACCGACGGCTTGCTACCATCAAGGCTCAAATTTTAAATGGAGAAGGAACGCTGATGGCCGAAGCCGAAGCCGTTTACTTCATCTTTAACGAGCAGGAGGCCAAGGAAAAGTTCTACTATCCGGGGATCGAAGCCTTTTACGAGGAGTAG
- a CDS encoding M3 family metallopeptidase, which translates to MSTIAETKEKEKVANPLLVEWNTPFQTPPFEQFKPEHYVPAFKEIIAKAKKHVDNIVASKAAPTFENTIVALERSSEDLERVANVFFNLNSAETSEQLQAVAREVAPMLSDFSNDISLNPKLFAKVKAVYDKRSTLKLDDEQQMLLEKTYKGFVRSGANLDEKSKERYRQISKELSDLSLQFDENVLAETNGFVLHITNEADLAGLPEGAREMAKGIAQSKNLEGWAFDLSMPSYMAFMKYADKRELREKLFKAYGSRGFQDNKYNNQQIVAKTVNLRLEMAQLLGYKSYADYVLEERMAQSADKVNGLLKQLLNASLPAGKKEVEEVAQFAKESGASFELQRWDWTYYSEKLKDKKYSVSDELIKPYFQLEKVRDGVLNLASKLYGITFKKNAGIPVYNKDVEAYEVYDKDGKLLSVLYMDYYPRASKNGGAWMTNYRSQYNDGKKDVRPVVSLVFNFNKPTESRPSLLTFGELETFLHEFGHGLHGMFANGKYASLSGTSVYRDFVELPSQIMENWAVEKEFLDSFACHYQTGEKIPQDLINKIKESSNFQAGYASLRQLSFGLLDMAWHSQVAAFTGSVIDFERTATSATDILPAVDGTAISSAFSHIFAGGYAAGYYGYKWAEVLDADAYSLFKKNGIFDTKTAQSFRDNILSKGGTLHPMKLYVKFRGQEPTIDALLERSGLKN; encoded by the coding sequence ATGAGTACAATTGCTGAAACAAAGGAGAAGGAAAAGGTTGCCAACCCGCTGCTTGTGGAGTGGAATACTCCCTTTCAGACCCCACCCTTTGAACAGTTTAAGCCCGAGCACTACGTTCCTGCTTTTAAGGAGATAATTGCAAAGGCGAAGAAGCATGTTGATAATATCGTGGCAAGCAAGGCCGCACCAACGTTCGAGAATACCATTGTTGCCCTAGAGCGCAGCAGCGAGGACTTGGAGCGTGTTGCCAACGTGTTCTTCAACCTCAACTCGGCAGAAACCAGCGAGCAGCTACAGGCCGTAGCTCGCGAGGTTGCGCCAATGCTGTCCGACTTTTCTAACGATATCAGCCTAAACCCAAAGCTTTTCGCCAAGGTAAAGGCGGTGTACGACAAGCGCAGCACCCTTAAGCTCGACGACGAGCAGCAGATGCTGCTCGAAAAGACCTACAAGGGTTTTGTGCGTAGCGGTGCCAACCTCGATGAGAAGAGCAAGGAACGCTACCGCCAGATCAGCAAGGAGCTGTCGGATCTGTCGCTTCAGTTCGACGAGAACGTGCTTGCCGAAACCAACGGCTTTGTGCTTCACATTACCAACGAGGCCGATTTGGCCGGTCTTCCCGAGGGTGCCCGCGAAATGGCAAAGGGAATTGCCCAGTCGAAGAACCTCGAAGGATGGGCTTTCGACCTGTCGATGCCCAGCTACATGGCTTTCATGAAGTATGCCGATAAGCGCGAGCTACGCGAAAAGCTCTTTAAGGCCTACGGATCGCGAGGTTTTCAGGATAACAAGTATAACAACCAGCAGATCGTTGCCAAAACGGTGAACCTTCGCCTCGAAATGGCGCAGCTGCTAGGCTATAAGAGCTATGCCGACTACGTTTTGGAGGAGCGCATGGCGCAAAGTGCCGATAAGGTAAACGGCCTGCTCAAGCAGCTGCTCAACGCCTCGCTGCCTGCCGGTAAGAAGGAGGTTGAAGAGGTTGCCCAATTCGCTAAGGAGAGCGGCGCCAGCTTCGAGCTGCAGCGTTGGGATTGGACCTACTACTCCGAGAAGCTAAAGGATAAGAAGTATAGCGTAAGCGATGAGCTTATCAAGCCCTACTTCCAGCTCGAGAAGGTTCGTGATGGTGTTCTAAACCTTGCTAGCAAGCTCTACGGTATTACGTTTAAGAAGAATGCTGGCATTCCTGTTTACAACAAGGATGTTGAAGCTTACGAGGTTTACGATAAGGACGGAAAGCTCCTTTCGGTGCTCTATATGGACTATTACCCTCGTGCCAGCAAAAACGGTGGTGCCTGGATGACCAACTACCGCTCGCAGTACAACGACGGTAAGAAGGATGTTCGTCCGGTGGTTTCGCTGGTGTTCAACTTCAACAAGCCAACCGAAAGCCGCCCATCGCTGCTTACCTTTGGCGAGCTGGAAACCTTCCTGCACGAGTTTGGCCATGGGCTGCACGGCATGTTTGCCAACGGCAAGTACGCAAGCCTTTCGGGTACCAGCGTGTACCGCGACTTTGTAGAGCTACCATCGCAAATCATGGAGAACTGGGCTGTTGAGAAGGAATTCCTTGATTCGTTCGCCTGCCATTACCAAACTGGCGAAAAGATACCTCAAGATCTGATCAATAAGATTAAGGAAAGTTCCAACTTCCAAGCAGGATACGCTTCACTTCGCCAGCTGAGCTTCGGGTTGCTCGATATGGCATGGCACTCGCAAGTAGCGGCTTTCACCGGAAGCGTGATCGACTTCGAGCGCACCGCAACAAGCGCAACCGATATTCTTCCTGCTGTTGATGGTACAGCCATTTCTTCGGCATTCTCGCATATTTTTGCCGGAGGTTATGCTGCAGGTTACTATGGCTACAAGTGGGCCGAGGTGCTCGACGCCGATGCCTACTCGCTCTTCAAGAAAAACGGAATCTTCGATACCAAAACGGCTCAGTCGTTCCGCGATAACATCCTTTCGAAGGGTGGAACCCTGCATCCGATGAAGCTTTACGTAAAGTTCAGAGGACAGGAGCCAACTATTGATGCTCTGTTGGAGCGAAGCGGTTTAAAGAACTAG
- a CDS encoding sulfite exporter TauE/SafE family protein: MSITTAIALITSGLLVGFINTLAGGGTIISLSLFMFLGLPPAVANGTNRIAVIIQNLVAVGNFRKQKIIDTDKGLKLAIPTTIGSIVGASIGVNINQHIFEISFGIIMLLMLIMLIFKPEKWLKGNSALTNKPISVKSYLLFFLIGIYGGFLHVGVGYFILAAAVLGSGLDLVKANGIKNLIVLCYVPFSLVVFILNDQVNWKYGLIHAIGNVIGAYVASRWAIKYGSNFIRWIMIILITVSIAQTFGIVSLQSLAQIVK; this comes from the coding sequence ATGAGCATTACGACCGCCATAGCGCTTATTACATCTGGCCTGCTTGTTGGTTTTATCAATACGCTTGCAGGTGGAGGAACCATTATTTCGCTATCGCTTTTCATGTTTTTGGGGCTACCACCTGCGGTTGCAAACGGCACAAATCGTATTGCTGTAATTATTCAGAACCTCGTAGCCGTAGGCAACTTCCGCAAGCAAAAAATAATTGACACCGACAAAGGATTAAAGCTCGCCATACCCACAACTATCGGATCGATTGTGGGAGCCAGTATTGGGGTCAATATCAACCAGCACATCTTTGAGATCAGCTTTGGCATAATCATGCTCTTAATGCTGATTATGCTAATCTTTAAACCGGAAAAATGGCTAAAGGGAAATTCTGCCCTTACCAATAAGCCCATATCGGTTAAAAGCTACTTGCTATTCTTCCTTATTGGCATATATGGAGGGTTCTTGCACGTAGGTGTTGGCTACTTTATTCTTGCAGCCGCTGTGCTTGGTTCTGGACTCGATTTGGTAAAGGCTAACGGAATAAAAAACCTAATTGTGCTTTGCTACGTTCCCTTCTCTCTTGTTGTGTTTATTCTAAACGATCAGGTAAATTGGAAGTACGGCCTAATACATGCCATTGGAAATGTAATTGGAGCATACGTTGCCTCGCGATGGGCTATTAAGTATGGCTCAAACTTTATACGATGGATTATGATTATTCTTATAACGGTATCTATTGCTCAAACATTCGGAATTGTAAGCCTGCAATCTCTTGCTCAGATCGTAAAGTAG
- the cas6 gene encoding CRISPR-associated endoribonuclease Cas6 translates to MRFRLKLQVDHNFGSILPLNYQLEVSRLIYDILTEDSYNFKKWLNYNDIPYKNHSPFFNFSNIIVVDRKIYGDRMLILSDTIELTISFLYNCCTEEFVYYAFENLIFKLGDSASKIRLKVVGIEKLFSPKFSNKMQFIARSPIVLRSYGNSRYVNFLSPVDTDYNELFAKNLIDKYQKYTDYPLEDHNIYTSIELLTEPKSKLLGINGQQRELVKGYLYRFTIEAPKELLEVGYKIGFGDKNHLGFGFCDILYATDKKLTPILDMNGEVASPLKKASAQLD, encoded by the coding sequence ATGCGGTTTAGACTAAAACTTCAAGTAGACCACAACTTCGGAAGTATTCTTCCACTCAACTACCAGCTAGAAGTATCTCGGTTGATATATGACATTCTTACAGAAGACAGCTACAACTTTAAGAAATGGCTAAATTACAACGACATCCCCTACAAAAACCATTCGCCTTTTTTTAATTTCTCGAATATAATCGTTGTTGATCGAAAAATTTATGGGGATAGGATGCTCATCCTCTCTGATACAATAGAGCTAACCATATCGTTCCTGTACAACTGCTGTACCGAGGAATTCGTATACTACGCGTTCGAAAATTTGATATTCAAGCTTGGAGATTCCGCTTCCAAAATCCGACTTAAAGTTGTGGGAATCGAGAAGCTCTTTAGCCCCAAGTTTAGCAATAAGATGCAGTTTATTGCCCGATCGCCTATTGTACTACGGAGCTACGGAAACTCTAGGTATGTAAATTTTCTATCGCCTGTCGATACGGATTACAACGAGCTGTTTGCAAAGAATCTGATAGACAAATACCAGAAATACACAGATTACCCCCTTGAAGATCACAACATATACACCTCCATCGAGCTCCTTACCGAACCAAAATCGAAGCTGCTTGGCATAAATGGGCAGCAAAGAGAGCTGGTAAAGGGCTACCTATACCGCTTCACCATCGAAGCCCCCAAAGAGCTACTCGAGGTTGGATATAAAATAGGATTTGGAGATAAGAATCATCTTGGATTTGGTTTCTGCGATATTTTATACGCCACCGATAAGAAGCTAACTCCCATACTGGACATGAACGGGGAAGTTGCCTCTCCACTTAAAAAAGCATCGGCACAGCTGGATTAA
- a CDS encoding CobW family GTP-binding protein — MSKIPVTIISGFLGSGKTTLLNSIIKKYNDTRFAIIENEFGDINIDAELVVGADKGNVFELSNGCICCSMNDDLYTTLEELLRIRGRFDRLIVETTGIADPLTVIKAFVAAPEVADNFDIDAVICVVDAPIIEELLEEQEEASRQLVMADVIIINKVDCVTPGYLDSVKLVMSRFNPSALLHATSFGEIGSIDMLGINAFTGRQIEQSTLKFANVVPLKGLSKMGGFTATLAKKALMHDIQSHAYSFEGNFDFDRFSLWMESFFYFSSSKVFRVKGILSFANHANRVIFHSVRGAFMLEEGEAWKEDEARESRIVFIGKHIQREEIGAALSMLLVKEDLACSKE, encoded by the coding sequence ATGAGCAAAATCCCTGTTACCATTATATCTGGCTTTTTGGGTTCGGGAAAGACCACCCTTTTGAATAGTATCATTAAAAAGTATAACGACACCCGTTTCGCCATTATCGAAAACGAGTTTGGCGATATCAACATAGATGCCGAACTTGTTGTTGGTGCCGATAAGGGAAACGTTTTCGAGCTATCGAATGGCTGTATTTGCTGTTCGATGAACGACGATTTGTATACAACCCTAGAAGAGCTGCTACGTATTCGAGGCCGCTTCGACAGGCTGATTGTAGAGACAACCGGCATTGCCGATCCGCTCACCGTTATAAAGGCTTTTGTTGCGGCCCCAGAGGTAGCCGACAACTTCGACATTGATGCTGTAATCTGCGTAGTGGATGCGCCAATAATAGAGGAGCTGCTAGAAGAGCAGGAGGAGGCATCGCGCCAGCTGGTAATGGCCGATGTTATAATCATCAATAAGGTAGACTGTGTTACACCGGGCTATTTAGATTCTGTAAAGCTGGTTATGTCGCGTTTTAATCCATCGGCGTTGCTGCATGCAACATCGTTTGGCGAAATCGGCAGCATCGATATGCTCGGTATAAACGCTTTTACCGGGAGGCAGATTGAGCAGTCGACGCTTAAGTTTGCTAACGTAGTGCCCTTAAAGGGGCTCTCCAAGATGGGCGGTTTTACGGCAACCCTGGCCAAAAAGGCGTTGATGCACGATATCCAGTCGCATGCCTACTCCTTTGAGGGCAATTTCGATTTCGACCGATTCTCGTTGTGGATGGAGTCGTTCTTCTACTTTAGCAGCTCTAAGGTTTTTAGGGTAAAGGGGATACTCTCTTTTGCCAACCATGCCAATAGGGTGATCTTCCATTCGGTTCGTGGCGCCTTTATGCTAGAGGAGGGCGAGGCCTGGAAGGAGGACGAGGCAAGAGAAAGCCGCATTGTGTTTATTGGGAAGCATATCCAGAGAGAAGAGATAGGCGCAGCGCTTTCGATGCTATTGGTAAAGGAGGATTTGGCTTGCTCGAAAGAATGA
- a CDS encoding RluA family pseudouridine synthase, whose translation MTSKARKNPAKDKATAKSTIQVYTVKEPTNILSFIQQIHSGKSRSAVKSMLKHRQVAVNDVQVAVDTTPLSVGDVVTINTGFVPEKLTHPLLKVVYEDEHLIVVDKKAGLLSVGTDREREQTAYAILKAYVKSASEHNKIFVLHRLDRDTSGVMMFAKSKEVQEQMQRNWNDAVTDRRYVLVVGGKVEKNEGQITTWLTDGNAFETKSSFTPNGGQRSTTYYRVLHRASQYTMLEATLDTGRKNQIRVHMKDLGHSIVGDKKYGGVKSPFERLGLHAHILEFVHPITGQKHRFESRIPRQFTDLFR comes from the coding sequence ATGACAAGCAAGGCTCGTAAAAATCCTGCGAAGGACAAGGCAACGGCAAAATCCACCATTCAGGTTTACACGGTAAAGGAACCGACAAATATTCTTTCATTCATCCAGCAAATACATTCAGGGAAAAGCCGATCGGCGGTTAAGTCGATGCTCAAGCACCGTCAGGTGGCCGTAAACGATGTGCAGGTTGCTGTAGATACCACCCCGCTTTCGGTTGGCGATGTGGTTACCATTAACACCGGATTTGTACCCGAGAAGCTAACCCATCCCTTGCTAAAAGTCGTTTACGAAGACGAGCATCTTATTGTTGTCGATAAGAAAGCCGGGCTGCTTTCGGTAGGAACCGATCGTGAGCGCGAGCAGACGGCCTACGCTATACTAAAGGCTTACGTAAAATCGGCAAGTGAGCACAACAAGATATTTGTACTCCATAGGCTCGACAGGGACACCTCCGGGGTTATGATGTTTGCCAAGAGTAAGGAGGTTCAGGAGCAAATGCAGCGAAACTGGAACGATGCTGTTACCGATCGTCGCTACGTGCTGGTTGTTGGTGGAAAGGTGGAGAAGAACGAGGGCCAGATTACCACTTGGCTTACCGATGGTAATGCCTTTGAAACGAAGTCGAGCTTTACACCAAACGGCGGACAACGCTCTACAACCTACTACAGGGTACTGCACCGAGCATCTCAGTATACCATGCTAGAGGCAACACTCGATACCGGGCGTAAGAACCAGATCCGCGTTCATATGAAGGATTTGGGGCATAGCATTGTTGGCGATAAGAAGTATGGAGGTGTAAAAAGCCCTTTCGAGCGCCTTGGCTTACATGCACATATTCTAGAGTTTGTACATCCCATAACCGGTCAAAAGCACCGATTTGAGTCGCGTATTCCTCGTCAGTTTACCGATCTTTTTAGGTAG
- a CDS encoding DUF3858 domain-containing protein → MAVQHSSVKIEYPSNLDVRYKTYNIKGNVIANEANGIKTIYYAVNNLRPIEHEIASPELESYTPMIRFATDKLNYDGFTGKQSTWDEFGSSIFSLYKGRDEISPALQAQLALLRGKPLNEVAEAIRSYLDKNTRYVSIQLGIGGWQPFKAGVVERTGFGDCKALANFAYVLFKQAEVTAYLTLIHAFSNNGHIDRSFPQNYFNHVILCIPNNKDTLWMDCTSPEKNLGFLPSGDSDCDVLLISEAGGKLVRTPKYSNRQNVQQRSIRFDIDSQGNINGKIRTEAKNTIGEQYFKRLKASAEDQRKDILEELPFSNPILTNIAYKNTNTPEMNIEESYSLSANKYGSVVGKRIFIPIVALERTSILPKIEKRQADIEIGIGSTSIDTLEYKIPSGFKLEALPAETNVATDFGSYKLCCKAENGVLRVTRSIQLNEGKFPASRYNEMYDFYKKMSAADNSKAILIKEEN, encoded by the coding sequence ATGGCAGTTCAGCATTCATCTGTTAAAATCGAGTACCCTTCAAACCTTGACGTTCGCTATAAAACCTATAATATTAAGGGAAATGTTATCGCAAACGAAGCCAATGGCATAAAAACAATTTACTACGCGGTAAACAACCTTAGGCCAATAGAGCACGAGATAGCATCGCCAGAACTCGAATCCTATACCCCCATGATAAGATTTGCCACCGATAAGCTAAACTACGATGGCTTTACCGGCAAGCAATCAACATGGGACGAATTCGGATCGAGCATCTTTAGCCTTTATAAAGGGCGCGATGAGATTAGTCCCGCCCTTCAAGCACAGCTTGCTCTGCTGCGCGGTAAGCCTCTAAACGAAGTTGCAGAAGCCATTCGTAGCTATCTCGACAAAAACACCCGCTACGTGAGCATTCAGCTCGGAATTGGAGGTTGGCAGCCCTTTAAGGCTGGGGTGGTTGAGCGTACCGGATTTGGAGACTGTAAGGCCCTCGCCAATTTTGCGTATGTTCTTTTTAAGCAGGCCGAGGTCACAGCCTACCTAACTCTAATACACGCATTCAGCAACAACGGGCACATCGATCGCTCGTTCCCACAAAACTACTTCAACCACGTTATTCTTTGCATCCCCAACAACAAGGATACCCTTTGGATGGACTGCACCTCTCCGGAGAAGAATCTCGGCTTTCTCCCATCGGGCGATAGCGATTGCGATGTTCTTCTTATATCAGAAGCAGGCGGAAAGCTGGTTAGGACGCCGAAGTATAGCAACCGCCAAAACGTGCAGCAACGCAGCATCCGTTTCGACATCGACAGCCAAGGAAATATCAACGGAAAAATTAGAACCGAGGCAAAGAATACGATTGGCGAACAATACTTTAAAAGGCTAAAGGCAAGCGCCGAAGATCAACGAAAGGATATCCTGGAAGAGCTACCCTTCTCCAATCCTATTCTGACCAACATTGCCTACAAGAATACGAATACGCCCGAGATGAATATAGAGGAGAGCTACTCGCTTAGCGCCAACAAGTACGGCTCTGTTGTTGGAAAGCGTATCTTTATTCCTATAGTTGCACTCGAAAGGACCAGTATTCTTCCTAAAATAGAAAAACGACAGGCAGATATTGAGATAGGAATAGGTTCTACAAGCATAGACACACTCGAATATAAGATACCTTCCGGCTTTAAGCTTGAGGCGCTTCCTGCTGAAACTAATGTTGCAACCGACTTTGGCAGCTACAAGCTCTGCTGTAAAGCGGAAAATGGAGTGCTTCGGGTAACAAGGAGCATACAGCTAAACGAAGGAAAGTTTCCTGCATCGAGGTATAACGAGATGTACGACTTTTACAAAAAGATGAGCGCAGCCGATAATAGCAAAGCAATTCTAATAAAAGAGGAGAACTAG
- a CDS encoding tyrosine-type recombinase/integrase: MLSKEEVAAILSASPNLKHRTMLSLIYACGLRRSELLALTPSSIDSKRHMLVILYAKGKKDRMVPISDKVIGMLREYYKAYRPKVWLFEGQEPGEPYSETSLQKVLKFSLNLANVNKPATLHWLRHSYATHLLESGTDLRYIQELLGHKSSRTTGAINHCRIEPNGMMCTLNAATIHSAYR, translated from the coding sequence GTGCTGAGCAAGGAGGAGGTGGCGGCCATACTCAGCGCATCGCCCAACCTAAAGCACCGCACCATGCTTAGCCTGATATACGCCTGCGGGCTAAGGCGCAGTGAGCTGCTAGCGCTTACTCCTAGCAGCATCGACTCGAAGCGGCACATGCTCGTAATCCTCTATGCAAAGGGCAAAAAGGATAGGATGGTTCCCATATCGGATAAGGTAATTGGCATGCTCCGGGAGTACTACAAGGCGTATCGGCCAAAGGTTTGGCTGTTTGAAGGGCAGGAGCCTGGCGAGCCCTACTCGGAGACAAGCCTTCAAAAAGTGTTAAAGTTTAGCTTAAACTTGGCGAATGTTAACAAACCTGCTACCTTGCACTGGTTGCGGCACAGCTATGCAACCCATCTGCTCGAATCGGGAACCGACTTAAGGTACATCCAGGAGCTGCTGGGCCATAAGAGCAGCCGTACAACAGGCGCTATAAATCATTGCCGCATAGAGCCTAACGGCATGATGTGCACCCTGAATGCGGCAACAATTCATAGCGCCTACCGTTAG
- a CDS encoding tetratricopeptide repeat protein — MNKIITIIILVIFKLTVFAQDKITDELKTLSDSKQFDKIIEQYASNAKEYSAKALYYIGQAYYMKEDDNNCIKFMDLSITKDSTDPAPYYIKASTLNYMRKYNDAIKCFQIAIKLKPNDAEFYSGLGDSYYQLENYDLAVESYKKATEQKNCQERPFSMIAQIYYDTKQNEKALDAFYIAKSKIDNESDLYINALFNIGLLESLKGNYDKAEPAFIELIQLDSTDYHSYAKLIQVYYHRKEYDKAKLYKDKLYKAHDKGELKDNMKDMFCFDQFKWDNFLIQVFERYENVNKGKIYNKHLFYVINNAGDIILRVQTEFSPISIELGGPKYLLCANKGDTHYNSGIGFSDDLKYDDLKSAAIKLFEKYMK; from the coding sequence ATGAATAAAATCATTACGATAATCATTTTGGTAATTTTTAAGTTGACAGTTTTTGCTCAAGATAAAATTACCGATGAACTAAAGACTTTATCGGACAGCAAACAGTTTGATAAGATAATTGAACAGTATGCTTCAAATGCTAAGGAGTATTCAGCAAAGGCTTTATACTACATTGGACAAGCATACTACATGAAAGAAGATGATAACAATTGCATTAAATTTATGGACTTGTCCATAACTAAAGATTCAACAGACCCAGCACCTTATTACATTAAGGCTTCCACATTAAACTATATGCGCAAATATAACGATGCAATAAAGTGTTTTCAAATAGCAATAAAATTAAAACCTAATGATGCCGAATTTTATAGTGGACTAGGCGACTCATATTATCAACTCGAAAATTATGATTTAGCAGTCGAATCATATAAAAAAGCTACAGAACAAAAAAATTGTCAAGAGAGGCCTTTTTCAATGATAGCACAAATCTATTATGATACAAAGCAAAATGAAAAGGCATTAGACGCATTTTACATTGCTAAATCAAAAATCGACAATGAATCCGATTTATACATTAATGCCCTATTTAATATTGGTCTACTTGAATCACTAAAAGGAAATTATGACAAAGCAGAGCCAGCCTTTATTGAACTTATCCAATTAGATTCAACTGATTATCATTCTTACGCAAAACTTATTCAAGTTTACTATCATCGCAAAGAATATGATAAGGCAAAGCTATACAAAGACAAACTATATAAAGCTCATGATAAAGGAGAACTAAAAGACAATATGAAAGATATGTTTTGCTTTGACCAATTTAAATGGGATAACTTTTTGATTCAGGTTTTTGAGCGTTATGAAAATGTCAATAAAGGTAAAATTTACAATAAACATCTATTTTATGTAATTAACAATGCGGGTGATATTATATTAAGAGTCCAAACGGAATTTTCTCCAATATCTATTGAATTGGGTGGCCCAAAATATTTACTGTGTGCTAATAAAGGGGATACACATTATAATTCAGGAATAGGATTCAGTGATGACTTAAAATATGATGACTTAAAATCGGCTGCAATTAAATTGTTTGAAAAGTACATGAAATAA
- the trxA gene encoding thioredoxin has product MAKNITSQDFKDMVFNYEESKEWKFKGERPAVIDFYADWCAPCRMVAPIIEELSKEYEGKIDFYKVDTEAQQELAGVFGIRSIPSILFIPLEGQPQMAAGALPKNSFKEAFKEIFSVEVAE; this is encoded by the coding sequence ATGGCAAAGAACATCACCAGCCAAGATTTTAAAGACATGGTCTTTAACTACGAGGAATCGAAAGAGTGGAAATTCAAGGGAGAGCGTCCGGCAGTAATAGACTTCTACGCCGATTGGTGTGCACCCTGCCGCATGGTTGCCCCCATTATCGAAGAGCTGAGCAAAGAGTACGAGGGTAAAATAGACTTCTACAAGGTAGATACAGAGGCGCAGCAGGAGCTTGCCGGGGTCTTCGGCATACGAAGCATCCCTTCCATCCTCTTTATTCCGCTAGAGGGACAACCCCAAATGGCTGCAGGGGCACTCCCTAAGAACTCCTTTAAGGAGGCGTTTAAGGAAATCTTTAGCGTAGAGGTTGCAGAGTAA